tcaaaagTTTCTCTTTCATactctaaattaaaaatctcaaaCTCATTTTGCaattaaagttatttttataaataaaaaatgaataaatttctatccaaaatagagaaaaagaacacaagtaaaataaatttggcAAATCCATTAAAGAAcacaagtaaaataaatttggcAAATCCATTAAAAGTAAATGCTCTTATCGCTTGAGGTAGGTCAGAAGTACTAATTAGTTGTGTATATGGAAGTACTTATTACTTGTGTTGTATATGGACAACACCTTCAAAGTTTATCTACAGTTAATCCCTTGGCATAATAGCATAAGGCTACCAGAGAGTAGATAACAGTGCTGGAGGAACTTCATGGTCATGGTCACTAGTGATGAAAATCTCCACTTGCCATAGTATCTAAGTCACCGATAGAGATGCTCGTCTTTTGCAGGTCAGCCAGATTGGAGAGGGAAACGCATAAACATTACTATCATACTAAACCAACAGAAGAAAAATCAGCACCATCTCGTATTTCAATATATATCTGTTTGCAGATTTGCAATTCTCTAATGTAAAATCATAGTACACGATCATTTAAAAGCTGACAATGATCACCATTAACTGCAACCAGAATATGAACCCTTTTGATGTACAATAAACATGTCAatctattaaaagaatatgcaTTCTCATTTTCTATTCTCTGttctgtttcctttttctagtCAAGCCTTCATGGCTGAGGAAACAGATTGCTATTTGATTGCTTTGTCGTTCTAAGTGTGTCGTCCAATAGCTTTTCCGCAAAGTAGAGCATTACAAGGAATGTCGTATTCATTGGCCAGGCTGTGAACTTGAGTCCACACCCTGAGATAGAGTTGCTGCCCTAGATACTGCCTCTCCCATATTGCAGACCTCATGTTCCACATACCCTGGTTATCCAAAGAGACCAAAATGGCAGTCCACGCCTTTGGATATACCTGCAAGAAAGTGAATgtgaatttattaatatatgggAAATATAAAAGTACAGCTCAATATCCTTGCAATGCTTCCAatcaattttttctaaatttggaGTCCTGAAAATAAAATGCTGAAGGTGATTTTCCTGACTGCATTATGTATAGCCCGTCAGATGGACGATGATGTTGCATGGAGAATTTTGGAATACATCTAGGTTGTTAATGCATATGGCTAAGTGCTTTTCTTTCCTAAGTGAACAATATATTGCCTTTCTAAATATGACAGTAGGTACatacataaaagaagaagcctGGCAATCGTTGGATTACTTTACCTGAGCAGTATGTCTGGTAAGAGCATCAACTAGATTGTAAGTGCGTCTCTTATTTGGTGCCCACTGCCCAGCACCGTAACTGTAGATAGTGCAACAAGAATGATTACAGCCTAGTCAACTTGCAAACAGTATGTGCagttaaacttttttttttaacttaccCAACAACCCAAAAATCATAACCATCAAGATGCCAAGATTGCATGGTGTACTCATTGTTCTGGAAGACGACTTCAACAAAATCATGGAGGGAGGTTGGGAGAACAGAAGTAGCCACATATGCAGGACCATCAGAGGGAAGGCTTTGGATGGAATCAACACTGAAGACTCCAGGGATATTAAAGTAATCGGCAAGCTTCAGAGGGGTATCAGCGTTAACATAGGATACTCTGTTAACTGCATAGCGCCTCTTTCCATTTATTAAAGGTGCTGAATTGGCCAATACAATTGTCTTTGTTGGAATTATCTTTCCGTAGTGAAACGAGCCCTGAGGATTAGGTCTGGCTGCGCTTGCTGTCAAATTCCACCTTCAGGCAAAAGAAATGAGAGGACGAATATACATCATCCCCAATACAAATCAAATGATTTACAAATAGCATAAGTAGCACATCAATCCCCTGGAGTCTACAATGGGAAAGCTAAGGTTTATTATCATCTCAAACAATCTGTACCTGTAAGTTCTGGCTTGCTGCATAGACCAGTGAAATAGACCAGAAGGAGGAGCAGGCAGGGGTCCAGAGGCTGGAGTCTGAGAGTTTGAGTAGTGTAATACTGCTGTTGCTGTGAGAACTTGCCTAGTGAAACGTGTGGATGCAACAATGTAGTAATCTTTTGGAGGCTGATCTAAGGTTACTAACACAGCTACAGATTGTCCAACATGCACATCAAGAGAGTCATATATATTCTGAATGGTGTGAGATCCCTCAACCTCGACTAGCTTCATTTTATGGCCTTGAATCCTGAAGTTCAAGGAGGTTGACAAGCCCACATTTGAGATTCTGAGCATGTAGGTTTTACCTGAAGAGCAAGcaatgaaataatattagtaaaagaaaatgtaatagATAGGAAAATTATAAGGGCTCAAATCTAATATCCTCGTGGGGTctagaataataaaagtagGAGAGATGACCTTGATCTCCACTGAATGTAGTATGAGTCTGGCCGTTTATAAGGACTCCATCTGGAAAAGGAAGAGAATTCCCAGAGTCTAAAGATGCCTGTAAAGTCTGCAAACACaaggaaaaattaatatgGATGTTGGCGGAAACTTGctttagaaaacaaaatagCCCTTAGAGACTAATTAAGTCACTGCCATCCAGCTTTAAGAGGAATGTCAGGACTTTGTAATTAAAGGACAAATTAATATGGATGTTGGAGGAAACTTGctcttagaaaataaaatagccCTTAGAGACTAATAAAGTCACTGCTATCCAGCTTTAAGAGGAACGTCAGGACTTTGTAATGAAACCTTTAACAACCATATGATGATCAAATTTGACCTGGTTAGCATGATGTTCATAACAAAAATCTGACAGCAGATGTCATCCAAGTTTTGCAGGaaatgtaattgatttttgtaTGACTTGAAAACCATAGAGGCATAAGCATGAAAGCCAAAGCATATAGCTCATCAAGATGCCTTGTTAGAAATATAATGAATACAAATTTATGAAGATCACAGACATAAAACCTTCATATTTGTAGCGTATCTTGCTCACCTTGTGGTCGGTCTTATACCAATCACCAACAAGCAGAGTGAAATCGCCATCAGGGTTTGGAAAAGGGATTGGAATTCTAGGTCTCTCATAGACATTGAGCCCTCCATAACCTCCAGCAGCTCTGTGAAGTAGAGTTGATGGGAAGTACGTGAAACTTCCAATTTGATCCTTGGTTTGTAACTTGTAAGTGTAGTTTGAGTTTGGAGGGATGGGGCAGTTGGTTCCCAGCACTCCATCTTGCCATGAATTCTTCCTTTGTTTGATGCCATTCCTAGTTGATACAATATGTTCTTGTTACGGTATATCCTTACTTGAAATTCAAAGCAACTTtaatgttcttttattttattttcattttttcctgTAAGCAAACagtcaaatataaaaaaaaaaaaaaaccaaaaaaaattgGGCAAGCTGACCAAACAGAGAAACATAATTCTAACTAATCCACATGGTCGATCTTGAAGAAAGATTGAAGTTgttggtttttgtttttcaCACAGAAGGAACAATGTAGACTCCAAATACATCTCCAAATTCAGATCATCAAattaaaggaagaaaagaagaaggaaacaAAT
The sequence above is drawn from the Ricinus communis isolate WT05 ecotype wild-type chromosome 7, ASM1957865v1, whole genome shotgun sequence genome and encodes:
- the LOC8267253 gene encoding L-ascorbate oxidase homolog, which translates into the protein MEKAVFLHLLFAVFAVLGTVSLVNADDPYRYYTWTVTDGTISPLGSPQQVILINGQFPGPRLDVVTNDNIILNLINKLDQPFLLTWNGIKQRKNSWQDGVLGTNCPIPPNSNYTYKLQTKDQIGSFTYFPSTLLHRAAGGYGGLNVYERPRIPIPFPNPDGDFTLLVGDWYKTDHKTLQASLDSGNSLPFPDGVLINGQTHTTFSGDQGKTYMLRISNVGLSTSLNFRIQGHKMKLVEVEGSHTIQNIYDSLDVHVGQSVAVLVTLDQPPKDYYIVASTRFTRQVLTATAVLHYSNSQTPASGPLPAPPSGLFHWSMQQARTYRWNLTASAARPNPQGSFHYGKIIPTKTIVLANSAPLINGKRRYAVNRVSYVNADTPLKLADYFNIPGVFSVDSIQSLPSDGPAYVATSVLPTSLHDFVEVVFQNNEYTMQSWHLDGYDFWVVGYGAGQWAPNKRRTYNLVDALTRHTAQVYPKAWTAILVSLDNQGMWNMRSAIWERQYLGQQLYLRVWTQVHSLANEYDIPCNALLCGKAIGRHT